One Candidatus Alcyoniella australis genomic region harbors:
- a CDS encoding mechanosensitive ion channel family protein, whose translation MEWIDKGQEWLITNGANFLVNIIVFIIILFAGWLVIRALMRVTKVMFSKSNRVSETLSRFILNVLNKLLWLVLLMLALPRLGVDIAPLIAGLGVTGFIVGFAFQETLGNLSAGLMIMLNEPFKIGDYVDAGGHQGVVKEINMMATTMTTPDNKKIVIPNGKIWGGSVTNYTALDTRRVDLTVGVSYSADIGKTRDAIKGVLDHNKMVLDDPAPMIELVEMADSSVNLVVRPWCKTEHYWDVFFAVNRAIKEELDRNGIEIPFPQVDVHHHGLPERAVV comes from the coding sequence ATGGAATGGATCGACAAGGGGCAGGAATGGTTGATTACCAACGGGGCGAACTTCCTGGTCAATATCATAGTGTTCATTATAATTTTATTCGCCGGTTGGCTGGTGATCAGGGCGCTGATGCGCGTCACCAAGGTGATGTTCTCCAAGTCCAATCGGGTCAGCGAGACCCTGTCGCGCTTCATTCTCAACGTGCTGAACAAGCTGCTGTGGCTGGTGCTGCTGATGTTGGCCCTGCCGCGGTTGGGCGTTGACATCGCACCGCTGATCGCCGGTTTGGGGGTCACCGGCTTTATCGTGGGCTTTGCTTTTCAGGAGACCCTGGGCAACCTGTCGGCCGGGCTGATGATCATGCTCAATGAGCCGTTCAAGATCGGCGACTACGTTGACGCCGGGGGGCACCAGGGGGTGGTGAAGGAGATCAATATGATGGCCACCACCATGACCACCCCGGACAACAAGAAGATAGTGATTCCCAACGGCAAGATCTGGGGCGGCTCGGTGACCAACTATACGGCCCTGGACACCCGCCGCGTCGACCTGACCGTGGGCGTATCGTACTCCGCGGATATCGGCAAGACGCGCGATGCGATCAAGGGCGTGCTCGACCACAATAAAATGGTGCTCGACGATCCGGCGCCGATGATCGAGCTGGTGGAAATGGCCGACTCGTCGGTCAACCTGGTGGTGCGCCCCTGGTGTAAGACCGAGCACTACTGGGACGTGTTTTTCGCGGTCAACCGCGCGATCAAGGAGGAGCTGGATCGGAATGGGATTGAGATCCCGTTCCCGCAGGTCGACGTGCATCACCACGGGCTGCCCGAGCGGGCCGTGGTTTGA
- a CDS encoding OmpA family protein: MKPWNVLVIAVLAAAIVLPCAAFAEDDATTENLLPAGTVFHLDPRWVTIFDLGIFTVDQDKQVDQTTTTVNAGGVLGSSLYGMKLGWLINGHHDVGLHVLAGLTDTLVRIDPEAQGVESTNVHTTGGNYRAALYYNYNWHANNWVMPYLGPLVGVQGEVDRVVYEESDGDNYTRNLFGPFGGLEVGVKLFPYKHVAFDIGAMGSYGAGAQQVDYDADKTVDDDGVTGKLNVGAYAGLNIYFGKTGAPKPCPECPQCPEIPQPVAVPKLTTFTVVVTDKCTGAPIAATVAVGGMNYFNPVKQEIAGGNATLAVSAEGYDAKQVATLIAPATENVVNVALFKHIQLTDAVYFASGKATILPKSYAVLDDVVMQIQGMCEFDKIMVEGHTDSVGQAQMNKALSQRRAESVLAYLVSKGIDANKLQAIGYGEDKPIATNDTAQGKAQNRRVEFKIE, encoded by the coding sequence ATGAAACCATGGAACGTGCTTGTCATTGCGGTTCTGGCGGCAGCCATTGTGCTGCCCTGCGCAGCTTTCGCGGAAGACGATGCGACGACAGAGAACCTTCTGCCGGCCGGGACCGTCTTCCACCTCGATCCGCGCTGGGTGACGATCTTCGACTTGGGGATCTTTACCGTGGATCAGGATAAGCAGGTCGATCAGACGACCACCACGGTCAATGCCGGTGGGGTCCTGGGATCGAGCCTGTACGGAATGAAGCTCGGATGGCTGATCAACGGCCATCACGACGTCGGCCTCCATGTGCTGGCCGGACTGACCGACACGCTCGTCAGGATCGACCCGGAGGCCCAGGGGGTGGAATCGACCAACGTGCATACCACTGGAGGCAACTACCGGGCGGCCCTGTACTACAACTACAACTGGCACGCCAACAACTGGGTGATGCCCTACCTGGGCCCCCTGGTCGGCGTCCAGGGCGAAGTGGACCGCGTGGTCTACGAGGAATCCGATGGGGATAACTACACCCGCAACTTGTTCGGGCCCTTCGGCGGACTCGAGGTTGGCGTGAAACTCTTTCCCTACAAGCACGTGGCCTTCGACATCGGCGCCATGGGCAGCTACGGGGCCGGCGCCCAACAGGTCGATTACGACGCCGATAAAACAGTTGACGACGATGGCGTCACCGGCAAGCTCAACGTGGGCGCATATGCCGGTTTGAACATCTATTTCGGCAAGACCGGCGCGCCCAAGCCGTGCCCCGAATGCCCACAGTGCCCTGAAATTCCGCAACCCGTGGCGGTGCCCAAGCTGACGACCTTCACGGTGGTCGTGACCGACAAGTGCACTGGCGCACCGATTGCAGCCACAGTAGCCGTCGGCGGCATGAACTATTTCAATCCAGTCAAGCAGGAGATCGCGGGCGGCAACGCGACCCTCGCCGTGAGCGCCGAGGGATACGACGCCAAGCAGGTCGCTACGCTCATCGCTCCCGCGACCGAGAACGTGGTCAACGTCGCCTTGTTCAAGCACATCCAATTGACCGATGCGGTGTACTTCGCCTCGGGTAAGGCCACGATCCTTCCCAAGTCGTACGCCGTGCTCGATGACGTGGTTATGCAGATCCAGGGGATGTGCGAGTTTGACAAGATTATGGTGGAAGGCCACACGGACAGTGTCGGCCAAGCCCAGATGAACAAGGCGTTGTCCCAGAGGCGGGCTGAGTCGGTTTTGGCCTACTTAGTGTCCAAGGGCATTGACGCCAATAAACTTCAGGCGATCGGTTACGGCGAAGACAAACCGATTGCGACCAACGACACGGCGCAGGGCAAGGCGCAGAATCGCCGCGTGGAGTTCAAGATCGAGTAG
- a CDS encoding ATP-grasp domain-containing protein has translation MGIDTEQPAVQQQNVVVLYSLDRDWDRQQADAAIANAVSVADALEQAGIESRLMAIHDDIFSALSHLDPNELVFNLVCSLHGVPNGDVLAATMLEESDLAHTGSDYVCLDQCRDKFHLNSICRSVGIRVPEATLVLDEDQDLSHVQLPAIVKPNHGARSMGINVDSVVYDHDTLRQRTGRVWQEYGQPPVVESYIAGRELHVAVLGNSQRRILPVIEICFEGLPQDIPQILGTSCRCPAQLSKQLRREVELSALRAMQIADCRDYALVEFRVDSNDLPHLIEINPNPDFGPGSAFGRALDAAGIGLDDFATRLIRWTTNRVERSGQLKAGFGA, from the coding sequence ATGGGCATTGACACGGAACAACCGGCGGTACAGCAGCAAAACGTGGTAGTGCTCTACAGCCTGGACCGGGATTGGGACCGGCAACAGGCCGACGCTGCGATTGCCAATGCCGTCTCGGTCGCCGACGCGCTGGAGCAGGCGGGTATCGAATCGCGGCTGATGGCGATTCACGACGACATCTTCAGCGCGCTTTCGCACCTGGATCCCAACGAGCTGGTGTTCAATCTGGTGTGCTCCCTGCACGGGGTTCCCAACGGCGACGTGCTGGCCGCAACAATGCTCGAGGAGTCGGACCTGGCCCATACCGGCTCGGACTACGTGTGCCTCGATCAGTGCCGCGATAAGTTTCACCTCAACAGCATCTGCCGCTCCGTTGGCATCCGCGTGCCCGAGGCCACGTTGGTGCTCGACGAGGACCAGGATCTGAGCCACGTACAGCTGCCGGCGATCGTCAAGCCCAACCACGGCGCCCGCAGCATGGGCATAAACGTGGACAGCGTGGTCTACGATCACGATACGCTACGACAACGAACCGGCCGGGTCTGGCAGGAGTACGGCCAGCCGCCGGTGGTCGAGAGTTACATCGCGGGGCGCGAACTGCACGTGGCGGTGCTGGGCAACTCCCAGCGTCGGATCCTGCCGGTAATCGAGATCTGCTTCGAGGGCCTGCCGCAGGACATCCCGCAGATTCTCGGCACGTCGTGCCGCTGCCCGGCCCAACTGAGCAAACAGCTGCGGCGCGAGGTCGAGCTCTCGGCGTTGCGCGCGATGCAGATCGCCGATTGCCGCGATTACGCGCTGGTCGAGTTCCGCGTGGACAGCAACGATCTGCCGCACCTGATCGAGATCAATCCCAACCCGGACTTCGGCCCGGGTTCGGCTTTCGGCCGCGCGCTAGACGCGGCAGGCATCGGGTTGGACGACTTCGCCACGCGGTTGATCCGCTGGACGACGAACAGAGTAGAACGCTCCGGGCAGCTTAAGGCTGGGTTCGGAGCTTAG
- the aqpZ gene encoding aquaporin Z codes for MPIGKRSLAEFIGTFWLVFGGCGSAVLAAAFPTLGIGFAGVALAFGLTLLTMAYAIGHISGCHINPAVTLGLFVGKRFPARDILPYVIAQVLGAVAAAAVLYVIASGKAGFSLEGGFASNGYGAHSPGGYNLASALVAEVVLTFMFLIIILGATDERAPKGFAPIAIGLSLTLIHLIGIPVTNLSVNPARSTGPALFVGGWALGQLWLFWIAPLVGAALAGIVYPIMAKGKD; via the coding sequence ATGCCGATCGGCAAGCGATCTCTGGCAGAGTTCATCGGAACGTTCTGGCTGGTGTTCGGAGGCTGCGGCAGTGCAGTGCTGGCGGCGGCATTCCCGACGCTGGGAATCGGCTTCGCGGGCGTGGCCCTGGCCTTCGGTCTGACCCTGTTGACCATGGCCTACGCCATCGGTCACATCTCCGGGTGCCACATCAATCCCGCGGTCACTTTGGGGCTGTTCGTGGGCAAGCGCTTTCCGGCGCGCGATATTTTGCCCTACGTGATCGCCCAGGTGCTGGGTGCGGTCGCGGCCGCCGCGGTCCTTTACGTCATCGCCAGTGGCAAGGCCGGATTCTCCCTGGAGGGCGGCTTCGCTTCCAACGGCTACGGCGCTCACTCGCCGGGCGGGTACAACCTGGCGTCCGCGCTGGTCGCCGAAGTGGTGCTGACGTTCATGTTCCTGATTATCATTCTCGGCGCAACCGACGAGCGCGCGCCCAAGGGATTCGCACCGATCGCCATCGGCTTGAGCCTGACGTTGATTCACCTGATCGGCATTCCGGTCACGAATCTGTCGGTCAATCCGGCGCGCAGCACCGGCCCGGCGCTCTTCGTCGGCGGTTGGGCGCTCGGGCAGCTCTGGCTGTTCTGGATCGCGCCGCTCGTCGGCGCGGCGCTCGCCGGGATCGTCTACCCGATTATGGCCAAGGGGAAGGATTAA
- a CDS encoding DUF481 domain-containing protein has product MKHFKLISAMTILVLLIAVPAIAQDEATEGDQFPKWSASGTLGYTMTSAYVKTNSLVGELQGAREGVWTNHLLKGGVTYGNVIYPDGDPILNANSYFGEYKFEGYLLRNKKPYLWGLLGYQSDEFSGFWTRYLGEVGVGYSFLGISDSVLKTELGYAFVDTRWIEKKEIETDEFHFWEPTHNALARLIAEVPLKSYMLFSEEASVRLNLADEDDYTAQSTTGLSFKLSQALSFKTSFAITYTNTPGFIERLDKEGNVVNYDDDGDVDTDDVPELINAEYASYTWINALVISFF; this is encoded by the coding sequence ATGAAGCACTTCAAGCTTATTTCTGCGATGACGATTCTCGTGCTGCTGATCGCGGTCCCGGCAATCGCCCAGGACGAGGCGACCGAGGGCGATCAGTTCCCCAAGTGGTCGGCCAGCGGCACGCTGGGCTATACCATGACCTCGGCCTACGTCAAGACCAACAGTCTGGTCGGCGAGCTGCAGGGCGCGCGCGAGGGCGTGTGGACCAACCACCTGCTTAAGGGCGGAGTGACCTACGGCAACGTGATCTATCCGGACGGCGATCCGATCCTCAACGCCAACAGCTATTTCGGCGAGTACAAGTTCGAGGGCTACCTACTGCGCAACAAGAAGCCGTACCTCTGGGGCCTGCTGGGTTATCAGTCCGACGAGTTCTCCGGCTTCTGGACGCGGTACCTGGGCGAGGTCGGCGTTGGTTACAGCTTCTTGGGCATCAGCGACTCGGTGCTCAAGACCGAACTTGGTTACGCCTTCGTGGACACGCGCTGGATCGAGAAGAAGGAGATCGAGACCGACGAGTTTCACTTTTGGGAGCCCACACACAACGCTCTGGCGCGACTGATCGCCGAGGTGCCGCTTAAGAGCTACATGTTGTTCAGCGAAGAGGCTTCGGTGCGGCTCAACCTCGCCGACGAGGACGATTACACCGCCCAATCGACGACCGGCCTGAGCTTCAAGCTCAGCCAGGCGCTGTCGTTCAAGACCTCCTTTGCGATCACCTACACCAACACACCGGGATTTATCGAGCGTCTGGATAAAGAGGGGAACGTTGTCAACTACGACGATGACGGCGACGTGGATACCGACGATGTGCCCGAGCTGATCAACGCTGAATACGCCAGCTACACCTGGATTAACGCTTTGGTCATCTCGTTCTTCTGA
- a CDS encoding radical SAM protein, whose amino-acid sequence MRYRLTEQRRLLLINPKSLTNIYDDLLIAAPLCPPINLASLAGAARDAGHEVQIFDMRVSDDVLGDLDAMLEQFAPHDVGVSAYTQMFPVALEIGRRVRRLRPEARLLIGGVHVTVLPEQALLEGEFDVAIIAEGEATLVELLGGAELESIAGLAWLNGDQVQVNQPREQLQNLDELPFPALDLFSLERFDVIQPLWRSRRIAMLETSRGCPHRCVFCSSNRVFGHKWRAKSPGRVVEEISRIIDLGFQEIHFVDDGLTLDLERAKQICRGILELDRPIHWELANGIRVENLDDEYLDLARRAGCYRIQFGVESGDPEVLKAVGKRFSLERVQQAFAKVRKHRLESVALFMLGLPGETEQSMQRTIDFAKRIKPDFARASILSPLPGSQVFDQWSEQGRILSYDWDRYTFHHFGPLTFEHPNLGERQIKDAYRRFYREFYFRPSYFMQRLWFDLRNGGLLRDLSYFIRKFLLAPLRSLPRRLVGSGR is encoded by the coding sequence TTGTGTCCGCCGATCAATCTGGCCTCGCTGGCCGGGGCGGCGCGCGATGCGGGGCACGAGGTGCAGATTTTTGACATGCGCGTGTCCGACGACGTGTTGGGCGATCTGGACGCGATGCTCGAGCAGTTCGCGCCGCACGATGTCGGGGTCAGCGCTTATACCCAGATGTTTCCCGTGGCCCTCGAGATCGGCCGCCGCGTGCGCCGCCTCAGGCCCGAGGCGCGGCTGCTGATCGGCGGCGTGCACGTTACGGTGTTGCCCGAGCAGGCGCTGCTCGAAGGCGAGTTCGACGTGGCGATCATCGCCGAGGGCGAGGCAACGCTGGTCGAGCTGCTGGGCGGCGCGGAACTGGAGAGCATCGCGGGTCTGGCCTGGCTCAATGGTGACCAAGTCCAGGTCAACCAGCCGCGCGAACAACTCCAGAATCTTGACGAGCTGCCGTTTCCCGCGTTGGACCTCTTTTCACTCGAGCGCTTCGACGTGATCCAGCCGCTGTGGCGCTCGCGGCGCATCGCCATGCTCGAGACCAGCCGCGGCTGTCCGCACCGCTGCGTGTTCTGTTCGAGCAACCGCGTCTTCGGTCACAAGTGGCGCGCCAAGAGCCCGGGGCGAGTGGTTGAGGAGATCTCGCGGATCATCGACCTGGGCTTCCAGGAGATCCACTTTGTCGACGACGGCCTGACCCTCGACCTGGAACGCGCCAAACAGATCTGCCGCGGGATCCTCGAGCTGGACCGGCCGATTCACTGGGAGCTGGCCAACGGTATTCGCGTGGAGAATCTCGACGACGAGTATCTCGATTTGGCGCGGCGCGCCGGCTGCTACCGCATCCAATTCGGAGTCGAGTCCGGCGATCCCGAGGTGCTCAAGGCCGTGGGCAAACGCTTTAGTCTCGAGCGCGTGCAACAAGCGTTTGCAAAAGTCCGTAAACACCGGCTGGAGAGTGTGGCACTGTTCATGCTCGGGCTGCCCGGCGAGACCGAGCAGTCGATGCAGCGCACAATCGACTTCGCCAAGCGCATCAAGCCCGACTTCGCCCGCGCTTCGATCCTCTCGCCGCTGCCCGGGTCGCAGGTGTTCGACCAGTGGTCGGAGCAGGGACGGATCCTCTCATACGACTGGGACCGCTACACATTCCACCACTTCGGGCCGCTGACCTTCGAGCACCCGAACCTAGGCGAACGCCAGATCAAGGACGCTTACCGCCGCTTCTACCGCGAGTTCTACTTCCGGCCGAGTTACTTTATGCAACGGCTGTGGTTCGACCTGCGCAATGGCGGGCTGCTGCGCGACCTGAGCTACTTTATTCGCAAGTTTCTGCTCGCCCCGTTACGCTCGCTCCCCCGTCGGCTCGTCGGCTCCGGCCGGTAA
- a CDS encoding PilZ domain-containing protein, with amino-acid sequence MSYGPKGIERRRSMRVDAVLPARILRLDDQKVEQGRLPLNISTTGIRVITNEELPIGMKVGIEIYDFDERPIPISAIADVVRCEQLAADQSGGQVAMQFVSIRETDRQRVQHFITQHLNQGPPA; translated from the coding sequence ATGAGCTACGGACCAAAAGGGATTGAACGCCGCAGGAGCATGAGGGTAGACGCAGTGCTGCCGGCGCGGATCCTGCGCCTGGACGACCAGAAGGTCGAGCAGGGGCGATTGCCGCTGAACATCTCGACCACCGGCATTCGCGTAATCACCAACGAGGAACTGCCGATCGGCATGAAAGTCGGGATCGAGATCTACGACTTTGATGAAAGGCCGATCCCGATTTCGGCCATCGCCGACGTGGTGCGCTGCGAGCAGCTCGCGGCCGACCAATCCGGCGGGCAGGTGGCAATGCAGTTCGTCTCGATCCGCGAGACCGACCGGCAACGCGTACAGCACTTCATCACCCAACATCTCAACCAGGGCCCGCCGGCTTAA